The following are encoded together in the Halopseudomonas salegens genome:
- the hisD gene encoding histidinol dehydrogenase produces MNAKPVKIARLNANQADFDQHLDKLLAWEGVSDKAVNERVEEIIAAVRAKGDAALIEYTARFDALDVASMADLTLDRARLEQALERISSEQRQALEVSAERVRLYHEKQQQPSWRYTEADGTVLGQQITPLDRVGIYVPGGKASYPSSVLMNAIPAKVAGVPEVVMVVPTPRGEINELVLAAACISGIDRVFTLGGAQAVAALAYGTETVPRVDKIVGPGNIYVATAKRAVFGQVGIDMIAGPSEILVICDGQTDPDWIAMDLFSQAEHDEDAQSILLSPDQAFLDAVQASIDRLLGEMERADMMRISLETRGALIKVDSLEHACELSNRIAPEHLELSVADPDALLPQIRHAGAIFMGRFTPEALGDYCAGPNHVLPTSGTARFSSPLGVYDFQKRSSIIFCSPDGASELGKTASVMARGESLTAHARSAEYRIKN; encoded by the coding sequence ATGAACGCCAAGCCCGTCAAAATCGCCCGTTTGAACGCCAATCAGGCTGATTTCGACCAGCATCTGGACAAGTTGCTGGCCTGGGAAGGCGTATCGGATAAAGCCGTCAACGAGCGGGTGGAAGAGATCATTGCTGCCGTGCGCGCCAAGGGTGATGCGGCCCTGATTGAATACACCGCACGCTTTGATGCGCTGGATGTCGCCAGCATGGCCGATCTGACCCTGGATCGTGCACGCCTGGAACAGGCACTGGAGCGCATCAGCTCGGAGCAGCGGCAGGCGCTGGAAGTGTCCGCCGAACGCGTGCGCCTGTACCACGAAAAACAGCAGCAGCCATCCTGGCGGTATACCGAAGCCGACGGCACCGTCCTGGGTCAGCAAATCACCCCGCTGGACCGGGTCGGTATCTATGTGCCGGGTGGCAAGGCCTCTTATCCCTCATCGGTACTGATGAACGCTATTCCGGCCAAGGTCGCCGGTGTCCCTGAAGTCGTTATGGTAGTGCCGACCCCGCGCGGTGAAATCAACGAGCTGGTGCTGGCGGCTGCCTGTATTTCCGGGATCGACCGGGTATTTACCCTGGGTGGCGCGCAAGCCGTTGCTGCCTTGGCCTACGGCACCGAAACCGTACCGCGGGTGGACAAGATCGTTGGCCCCGGGAATATCTATGTAGCCACCGCCAAACGCGCGGTCTTTGGCCAGGTCGGTATCGATATGATTGCCGGCCCATCAGAGATTCTGGTGATCTGTGACGGCCAGACCGACCCGGACTGGATCGCCATGGACCTGTTTTCCCAGGCCGAACATGATGAGGATGCCCAGTCGATTCTGTTGTCGCCGGATCAGGCGTTTCTCGATGCCGTGCAGGCGAGTATTGACCGCCTGCTGGGCGAGATGGAGCGCGCCGACATGATGCGCATCTCCCTGGAGACGCGTGGCGCACTGATCAAGGTCGATAGCCTGGAACACGCCTGCGAGCTGAGCAATCGTATCGCACCGGAACACCTGGAGCTGTCCGTGGCTGACCCGGATGCCTTGCTGCCGCAGATTCGCCATGCCGGCGCCATCTTTATGGGCCGTTTCACTCCGGAAGCGCTGGGTGATTATTGCGCCGGGCCGAACCACGTGTTGCCAACCTCCGGTACAGCGCGTTTTTCCTCGCCGCTGGGTGTCTATGACTTCCAGAAGCGCTCGTCGATCATTTTCTGCTCGCCGGATGGCGCCTCTGAGCTGGGCAAGACCGCCTCTGTGATGGCCCGTGGCGAAAGTCTCACCGCCCACGCGCGCAGTGCCGAATACCGCATCAAGAACTGA
- the argJ gene encoding bifunctional glutamate N-acetyltransferase/amino-acid acetyltransferase ArgJ, which translates to MAVGLGPLPEMRPVPGLRLGIGSAGIKRAGRKDVVVMELAPEAVVAGVFTTNAFCAAPVTLCQRRLSEHPRYLLVNTGNANAGTGKPGMAAAEKTCHALAEMTGVKAEQVLPFSTGVIGELLPADKIIAALPEALADLRPDNWPAAASGIMTTDTLPKGSSRTVQLAGTTVTITGISKGAGMIRPNMATMLGYIATDARISQALLQHMVKTGADQSFNRITIDGDTSTNDSCMLIATNQVDMTEITDVDSAEYAALAQAINEVMRELAQFIVRDGEGATKFVTIQVNGGGNRDECLDVAYAVAHSPLIKTALFASDPNWGRILAAVGYAGVPELNVALIDVYLDDVCITHQGSRADSYTEDQGARVMQQAEIAIRIELNRGDFSETLWTTDLSHEYVRINAEYRT; encoded by the coding sequence ATGGCAGTCGGACTTGGCCCCCTACCTGAAATGCGTCCCGTCCCTGGCTTGCGCCTGGGTATCGGCAGTGCCGGCATCAAGCGGGCAGGGCGCAAGGATGTCGTGGTCATGGAGTTGGCTCCCGAAGCCGTGGTTGCCGGCGTATTTACCACCAACGCCTTCTGCGCCGCCCCGGTCACCCTCTGCCAGCGCCGGCTGTCAGAGCACCCGCGTTATCTGCTGGTGAATACCGGCAACGCCAATGCCGGTACCGGCAAACCGGGTATGGCTGCTGCCGAGAAAACCTGCCATGCCCTTGCTGAGATGACCGGCGTCAAAGCCGAGCAGGTCCTGCCGTTCAGCACCGGCGTCATCGGTGAGCTGCTGCCTGCTGACAAGATCATTGCCGCCTTGCCTGAGGCATTGGCTGACCTGCGCCCGGACAACTGGCCTGCCGCTGCCAGCGGCATCATGACCACGGATACCCTGCCCAAGGGCAGCAGCCGTACTGTGCAGCTGGCCGGCACCACAGTCACCATCACCGGCATCTCCAAAGGCGCCGGCATGATTCGCCCCAATATGGCGACCATGCTCGGCTATATCGCCACCGACGCCCGTATCAGCCAGGCCTTGCTGCAGCACATGGTGAAAACGGGGGCTGACCAGTCGTTCAACCGCATCACCATTGATGGCGACACCAGTACCAACGACAGTTGCATGCTGATTGCCACCAACCAGGTGGATATGACCGAAATCACCGATGTCGACAGCGCCGAATACGCCGCACTGGCGCAGGCAATCAATGAGGTGATGCGGGAACTGGCGCAGTTCATCGTGCGTGACGGCGAGGGCGCGACCAAGTTCGTCACCATTCAGGTCAACGGCGGTGGTAACCGCGACGAGTGTCTGGATGTCGCCTACGCCGTCGCCCATTCACCCCTGATCAAGACAGCCCTGTTCGCCTCCGACCCCAACTGGGGGCGCATCCTCGCCGCTGTTGGCTATGCCGGCGTACCGGAACTGAATGTCGCGCTGATCGACGTCTACCTGGATGACGTCTGCATTACCCACCAGGGCAGCCGCGCCGACAGCTACACTGAAGATCAGGGTGCCCGCGTCATGCAGCAGGCAGAAATCGCCATCCGCATCGAGCTCAACCGCGGCGACTTTAGCGAAACCCTCTGGACCACCGACCTGTCCCACGAATACGTCCGCATCAACGCCGAATACCGCACTTAA
- a CDS encoding GspH/FimT family pseudopilin yields the protein MIFFHRKGFTLIELVVALAVVAVLLVLALPAFGNLIDRTRMDADASELLRTLRFARQEAVRGNQTLTVAPLTAQDWNRGWVVFVDRNHNGELDKNEPLLRAYEGSGNSAIKANTPLSRYVRYNALGQSQLLNGGFQAGTFRFCPQDLTRPGVKMVINRVGRVRVERGVIGWEYCEG from the coding sequence ATGATCTTTTTTCACCGCAAGGGTTTCACCCTTATCGAACTTGTCGTCGCGCTCGCTGTTGTTGCTGTGCTACTGGTACTCGCCCTGCCTGCGTTTGGCAATCTCATCGACCGCACTCGCATGGATGCGGATGCCAGCGAACTGTTACGCACCTTGCGCTTTGCTCGCCAGGAGGCGGTGCGCGGCAACCAGACGCTGACCGTTGCACCGCTGACCGCGCAAGACTGGAACCGCGGCTGGGTCGTATTTGTTGATCGCAACCACAATGGCGAACTGGACAAGAACGAGCCACTGTTGCGCGCCTACGAAGGCAGCGGCAATTCTGCTATCAAGGCAAACACCCCCTTGTCACGCTATGTACGTTATAACGCACTAGGCCAGTCACAGCTTCTGAATGGTGGCTTTCAGGCGGGAACCTTCCGTTTTTGTCCACAGGATCTGACCCGGCCCGGGGTGAAGATGGTGATTAACCGGGTTGGCCGGGTAAGGGTGGAGCGGGGGGTGATTGGTTGGGAGTATTGTGAGGGGTAA
- a CDS encoding GspH/FimT family pseudopilin, producing the protein MKKAEIFSMQRIRGFTLLELMITLVVVAVILGLAVPSFQTTIAKNAVKSATRDLVATLNTARAQSMSSRTPVTVTPESGGWNNGWTLAYGSSVESGETYVPSSKVRISSSITSLTFRPQGGLSAPASSLTVCHADSSIPGRKITVSFLGRVSTEEVTTGC; encoded by the coding sequence ATGAAAAAAGCGGAGATTTTCAGCATGCAGCGCATTCGGGGCTTCACCTTGCTTGAGTTGATGATAACGCTGGTGGTTGTGGCGGTTATCCTCGGTCTGGCTGTGCCATCCTTTCAGACGACGATCGCTAAGAATGCGGTGAAATCGGCCACGCGTGATCTGGTCGCCACACTGAATACGGCGCGAGCGCAGTCCATGAGTTCCCGCACTCCGGTCACGGTTACCCCTGAGAGCGGTGGTTGGAACAATGGCTGGACATTGGCGTACGGCTCGTCAGTCGAAAGTGGTGAAACCTATGTGCCGTCGAGCAAAGTCCGCATCAGCAGTTCAATTACTTCCCTGACCTTTCGTCCGCAGGGTGGGTTGTCCGCTCCGGCCAGCAGCCTGACTGTCTGCCACGCTGATTCCAGCATACCTGGCCGTAAAATCACGGTTTCCTTTCTCGGCCGGGTCAGTACTGAAGAAGTGACAACGGGGTGTTAA
- the pilV gene encoding type IV pilus modification protein PilV codes for MKRTSTRHAQQGVSMIEVLIAIVVLAVGALGFAGVQVVAMQKSENANYRSNAMLIAQDAVERMQANSEDIDGDGYLQGAIELDGTPDQTCASSCDIVDLDTQQLAWSANQSLPNGEIMIAECAFNGLNCVVLSWGEQDIDACMTADGINLSDDANCLVMEFGR; via the coding sequence ATGAAGCGTACCAGTACCCGTCATGCCCAGCAGGGCGTTTCGATGATTGAAGTTCTAATTGCCATCGTCGTTCTGGCCGTAGGTGCGCTGGGCTTTGCCGGCGTCCAGGTGGTGGCCATGCAGAAATCCGAAAACGCCAATTATCGCAGCAATGCGATGCTGATAGCCCAGGATGCGGTTGAGCGTATGCAGGCAAATTCAGAGGATATAGATGGGGACGGATATTTGCAGGGCGCAATTGAGCTAGACGGTACTCCGGACCAAACCTGTGCCAGCAGCTGCGATATTGTTGATCTGGACACGCAGCAACTGGCTTGGTCTGCCAATCAGAGCTTGCCCAATGGTGAAATCATGATTGCTGAGTGCGCTTTCAATGGCTTGAATTGTGTCGTCCTGAGTTGGGGTGAACAGGATATTGATGCCTGTATGACCGCTGATGGAATCAATCTGTCTGACGACGCCAATTGTCTGGTGATGGAGTTCGGCCGATGA
- a CDS encoding PilW family protein, producing MKRSQMGLTLIELMIALLLGLLLSLAAVQLLLSNQRTFSLQEAVTSVNEDGQMVLRYIAADIRNAGRGSQIEGYIQPVVLSLSAEDSEGETVTFESTDGGSGGNDTLVVSYLGSSACQGADLTAGGTKPEGEVVVNRYYVSDGSLWCSSLKQTGLGAGSYELLTPGSVELISGVESFQVLYGVDGDVNNEIGTTKFVTATNLVAADSVVAIRIGLLLRSNDSSLTVPTDSQTLTVLDEDITTPSDRSIRRVFTTTAQVRNVYWEGI from the coding sequence ATGAAACGTTCGCAAATGGGTCTTACCCTGATTGAGTTGATGATTGCTCTGTTGCTCGGTTTGCTGTTGAGTCTGGCGGCCGTGCAGCTGTTGCTGAGCAATCAGCGAACCTTTTCCCTCCAGGAAGCGGTTACCAGTGTGAATGAAGACGGTCAGATGGTGCTTCGCTATATTGCCGCTGATATTCGCAATGCGGGTCGTGGCAGCCAGATTGAAGGGTATATCCAGCCCGTGGTACTCAGCCTGTCAGCGGAAGATTCCGAAGGCGAGACGGTTACCTTTGAGTCCACAGATGGCGGCTCTGGTGGAAACGATACCCTGGTAGTCAGTTACCTCGGTAGCAGTGCCTGCCAGGGTGCAGACCTGACGGCAGGAGGTACCAAGCCCGAGGGAGAGGTGGTCGTCAATAGATACTATGTTTCTGATGGCAGTCTGTGGTGCTCCAGTCTCAAGCAGACCGGGCTGGGCGCGGGTAGTTACGAGTTGTTGACCCCGGGTTCAGTCGAGCTGATTTCCGGGGTGGAAAGCTTTCAGGTGCTTTACGGTGTTGATGGCGATGTAAACAATGAGATCGGTACGACAAAATTCGTTACAGCAACCAATCTTGTTGCCGCTGATTCAGTCGTGGCAATTCGTATCGGGCTGCTTTTGCGCAGCAATGATTCGAGTTTGACGGTACCCACTGACAGTCAGACATTGACCGTATTGGATGAAGATATTACTACCCCGAGTGACAGGTCCATCCGCAGGGTGTTCACGACCACAGCTCAGGTACGCAATGTTTACTGGGAGGGGATTTGA
- a CDS encoding pilus assembly PilX family protein, which produces MRHKPYSANNQQGAVLVVALIILLMVSVLGLSAMRASIFSSKVSTGIQADTMTFDAAESAVAMSLNKLRGFNDSQLAAAVLNGQSMETCLLSDGTLKETACGDTDKMDSRELLRAGSYMVHRKNRCRMVAGSDVEVYRDYVIDVLGESDMQSYGIENNHLQEALKVGLDCIEI; this is translated from the coding sequence ATGCGGCACAAACCATATTCTGCAAACAACCAGCAAGGTGCTGTTCTGGTTGTAGCTTTGATTATTTTGTTGATGGTGTCTGTTCTGGGTCTGTCAGCCATGCGAGCCAGTATTTTCTCTTCCAAGGTTTCTACCGGTATACAGGCAGATACCATGACCTTTGATGCCGCCGAGTCTGCTGTAGCCATGAGCCTTAACAAGTTGCGCGGTTTCAATGATTCACAATTGGCTGCTGCCGTGTTGAACGGCCAGTCCATGGAGACATGCTTGCTGTCCGACGGCACCCTGAAAGAAACGGCTTGCGGGGATACGGACAAGATGGATTCACGTGAATTGCTGCGCGCTGGAAGCTACATGGTACATCGTAAAAATCGCTGTCGCATGGTTGCAGGTAGTGATGTGGAAGTCTATCGGGATTATGTGATCGATGTTCTGGGGGAAAGTGATATGCAGTCCTACGGAATTGAAAACAATCACCTGCAGGAAGCCCTTAAAGTGGGCTTGGACTGCATCGAGATCTGA